cagacaggcagacaggtgTAGCAGCatgcagccagccagccagccagacagacagacagacagacagatagacaaacaggcaggcaggTGTAGCAGCatgcagccagacagacagacaggcagacaggtgTAGCAGCatgcagccagacagacagacaggtgtagCAGCatgcagccagacagacagacagacagacaggatagacccattctgtttttttcaacaaGCACCTCTTCTGTACTGGGCTGGGCCCTTCACTTCATCGCACCTGGATACCCATCAGCATCCAGTGATCCCACTTCACGGTGCACTGGTATTGCTTTCTGGAGAGCCGGGCTGGTGAACAGTGGAAGTGCTGTATATACTGCATGTGGGTCCAAGCTGACCTGCGCAGGAATGAGCTACAATGCATGTACAATGTAACAGGGATGAGCAAGGGGCCCCACAGTGTCCTGACACCCAGCCCAGACAAGGATAGGCTTGGAGGAATAAGGGAGACTAGGCGTGCTCGTGTCTTTTGAAGGCTCTTTATTGAGAGATGTGTTTTTGCACATGGATCCAGATGGGACCGGGTCACTTGTGCATGCGTCTCTTCTTGGTGACCCTGCCACAGGCACTGCTGGGGTGGGAGGAGGGGCAGGGCGGCTCTGCCCTCCTTCAGCTGCTGCCCGcagtggggggggtggggatgaCGGGGATGGGGGTGGGTGCCGGGGGGTCAGCGGGGACCTGGAAGCAGCCTCGCTTGTGCCACTGCATGTCGCGCACTCGTCTGATAGACTGGATCTGAGGCAGGTTGGCATCCCAGTCGTTCCAGTGCTTGAATTCACCCTTCTCGAAGACAAACTGACGCCCCCGATATCCTGGGTACATGTAGCCCACCCACCTGCAGTGGGCGATAACACGGGGAACATTTCACACCATTTGACTTCATTAAGGATATTAGCTTTGCATCTCTGCTCCTGTGCCTGCCATTCATTTATTAAGACACTTGGCCCTTTATAAAGTTTCTCCCATGTCCTGGCTGGGTGACTCTGCATTAAATACTCCCTGTCCCGCATGCAAGTGTCTACTTACGTTCCGTTGAGTGACTTCACGCTGGCCACCCGGTCCTGGAAGCCGTGGGCCCACAGGCTGGGCACGTCATCGTCCACGATCTCCATCTTGCGCCCGTTGAAGCCGGCGTTCTCGAAGAGGTGGATCTTGTGCTCCGCGCTGTCCTGGAGGTGGGGGGTGGTTACATTTGGTCAGGCTGCAGACAGGCTGTGTGATCTTGCAAGCGATGTTCATCTgtcctgcctgtctgcctgtctttctgTGTGCTTCCCTGACTGCCTtgttctctgtctgtctatctgcctgtctgtttccCTGTCTGCTTGCTTACCTGTGTccttgcctgcctgtctctctgtgaaTCTGTCTCTCTGCCTATCTGTGTCTCTCTGCCTGTGAAtatgtctctctgcctgcctgcttggATTCCCTGTCAGCAGTATCCAGGTTACTCACGACTCGCAATGGACGGACAGACATGAGGCTGTAGCTGGCATGACTGTTTGACCAGGTGTCCCAGCGTGGGTACTCGCCCTTCTCCAGGACAAACTGCTCGCCCGCAAAGCCCTTCCTCTCGAACCCGACCCATCTgcatgagagaaagagagggagagagggagagagagaatggaGGGAGTTGTTGAAAATGGGCTCTAGGCTCTGGCTGAGAAACCACTTGTACTATATATCCTGATGATCAACATCAAAGCAGCAACGGCAACTCCAAaccattttaatatttcaatctTGATTATGATGTTCGCAGTTGTGAGAAAGAATGTGGATGCAACTCTCctaacctttaaataaataatgagacaGCCCCGAGGAACACATGTTCTCAATGAGAACAGAGGAACGGCGCTTGGATCACAGCAAACTCCTTGACCTGAAAGCAAGGTTTGATCCCCAACATTTTCCCCCAGACTTTCATGTGTCCAGAGCAGTTTGGATAAAAGTGGTTCTGCCGGACTATCTGTATTTTTCAGCCGATCTACCCCTGCCCCTGTACTCACGGTCCACACTCCACGATGACAGAGCCCACTTTCTCAAAGCCCTTCTCTGTCACGTCTTTGCATTCCGCGGAATACTCCACCTTCTGCCCCTGGAAGTTCTCCAATTCAAAGACTATGAGCTGAAGGAGGAAGAAGAAGAGCAGAGAGGCATTGGAGCGCTGCTGCATGGAGCCTGCTCTGTGCAGAGATCACTAGCTCAGTGAGAGTAGCGTgaaatgcaatgggagtcttgatTCCATCCCACTCTGAGCTCTAGAAGCTCTATGAAGGTGTCAGAGCTCTACCTTGATTCCATCCCACTCTGAGCCCTAGAAGCTCTATGAAGGTGTCAGAGCTCTACCTTGATTCCATCCCACTCTGAGCTCTAGAAGCTCTATGAAGATGTCAGAGCTCTACCTTGTTCGTCCTGCCTGCTCCTCCTTGGCTCTTCCCAGCAGCCATCTGTTCTGGCGTGCTCTGCGGTTCAGTCATGGCAATGCCTGCAGGGACAGAAAGAGGACAGTGATGTCACCCTGAGCACCACAGCATGCTGCCTTTATAGACCTTTCCGCTGTTACCCACAATGCCTTGCGTGTGGCACGCTTTCCGTCTGGTGCAGCTATGAATCAATACAGAGGCCCCCCCCCTGCCTGAGAGGTCGGACATCAAGTGGAGATTATTGATGAAGCATCTATATCAATAAAAATATCAATAGAGAGACAAGCGTGTGGATCACTAGTTTTAAACCTTACCTTGGTGACATCTGCAAATACAGGGTCCTCCCCAGTTGGTTGTTGAATTAATGCTCAGTTTATGGCATAATAATATTTCCTCCGTAGTTTTTTCAGAGCAATAGTTTTGAGATCAGCtatttacagtttttgtttttttcagtctatTTGTCTTCATGTCCGTCTCCCCCTGAGACAGTGTCTTCTTGTCATGGGTCTCTTCCACGTCAGGGCAGTGTCTGTAAAGTTGTCAGTGTCCCAGTGTACCACTAACTGTGACATCGAGGTTTCTTGCCACTGCTGATTGTGGTGTCCATCAAGGACGTCCCATCTTCACGCTGCCTGACAGGTCTGACTCCCTCAGCAACACCCTGCTTTCAATCCACACCTCCAGGACAGGACAAGCACGCCCAAATCCACATGCAGACCGCTACACAGCACCACACCCGTCCAGCCCATCATCAAGCTGAAGGCATACCTGCTCTTGCTATGCATTCAAACTTGCAGAATGTTAATCGTTTTTGTAGTTGACGTGTGGGATTGAACCCAGGTCATAGTAAGGTCACAGACAGCCTTACTGTTCAGGCTGAAGTCACTCAGGTCTTCAGATCATCAGTTAACTCTAAACTGGAAGCAAGCAAGGGGACCATCGTATTAACAGGTCTATGCATTCCCATCTCAGCCAACGCACTCCAAGCATCTCAGGAATGCAGGTTTAAAACCTGTGTTAAACACTCCCAGATTGTGCAAGACTGCCACCTGAACAGAACAAGTCTGAATATAACTTAACCACCAGGCTTTACCTGAACCAGACTGAAGGAAAGGAAGCAGCAGCTCAGaatctgtgcaatacacatcggagagagagagagagagagagagagagagagagagagagagagagagagagagagagagagagcaagcaagCTAGAGAGAGAAGACAGACACAGCAGCTGTGCAGTTTACCTGTTGCTCCGTGCAATATCCTGAATCCCAGTGCTGCTGTGTGCTGGTCCCATCATCACAGGGCTATTTATGGTTTATTTCTGGCCACTGCAGCAGAACAGGGAAGTGTTGATGCTGCAGCTCTGCCAGACGCATTGTGTCCGTGAGACTGGCTCTCAATAGCACGGCCTGGAGCAGGTTGGCACTTCAGCCCAGCTACCCGCCAGCCAGCACTGCTCCGCCTGCCAGATTAGAGAGAAGCTTCACTTCAGCACATTCACCCTGAAACCGCACACGTGTCAGGGCATTGACTGAAAAGAAACCTGTCAGCAATTTAATAACCATCCACTACACTACAGACAACACATACCCACCCAGACCCACACACATACCCACATCAAGCAGAGACCCAGACCCACACACATACCCACATCAagcagagacccacacacataCCCACATCAAGCAGAGACCCAGACCCACACACATACCCACATCAAGCAGAGACCCAGACCCACACACATACCCACATCAAGCAGAGACCCAGACACATACCCACATCAAGCAGAGACCCAGACACATACCCACATCAAGCAGAGACCCAGACACATACCCACATCAAGCAGAGAcccagacccacacacacacccacatcaaGCAGAGACCCAGACCCACACACATACCCACATCAAGCAGAGACCCAGACCCACACACATACCCACATCAAGCAGAGACCCagacccacacacccacacccacatcAAGCAGAGACCCTgacccacacacccacacgcacatcAAGCAGAGACCCTgactcacacacccacacgcacatcAAGCAGAGACCCTgactcacacacccacacgcacatcAAGCAGAGACCCTgactcacacacccacacgcacatcAAGCAGAGACCCTGACttacacacccacacgcacatcAAGCAGAGACCCTgactcacacacccacacgcacatcAAGCAGAGACCCTgactcacacacccacacgcacatcAAGCAGAGACCCTgactcacacacccacacgcacatcAAGACCCTGACTTACCAGAGACCCTGACttacacacccacacgcacatcAAGCAGAGACCCTGACTCACACACCCACATGCACGGTCCCTATCAATATGAGACAAGGACACAGATTACCTGATTTTACCAGGGATCCTCGCTGGATCCAGGCATGCTATAACAAGGTGTAGCTGCACTCCATGCTTGCTGTCAGGTGGACGGTGCATGGCAAAGACAACATGGAGTGAAAAACTTTATAGCTACTGATCACAAGAGTCGGGAACCAACTTGGTCTGCAGTGTGTGCAACAGGTGTGATGTGTGACATCATCAGTGTGTGATGTGCTGCAGGGAATATCGCCCCCCCGCAACAATGTGCTCAGACTGTTTGGCCCAAGTTTGGCAACACTTTTGGAgtaccaccccccctccccaaacaaccaaccaaccaaagcaataataaaaacagtgacaCCTTGAGGTCTATCATGATACCAAAAATTTATTAAGAATGTCccaaaaaaaattgacaaaattaTGGCATTTTAAAGGAAAATCGCAGTGTGCAAAAGACGGTttgtgaaaattaaaaacattttaaaagcctctaaacatttaacaattacttgagcaacatacatatatatatatatatatatatatatatatatatatatatatatatatatatatatatatatatatgcaccaacATTCTTATCTTAAAAggtaaaataattcaattttgaTCTGAAAGATTCTCATTTCCGGTCCTGACGCTGTCTGCAGTCTCTTGTGCTCTTGCTAGCCCTGGagtttggggggagggggaggaaaGGTTTGTGGGGAAGGTGAATCCTGCGACTCTACCTTCCTCTCCACGTGCAACACCTACTCCCCTTACTAACCCTATAAACCCTGGCCCTGCGGTTTCTGGATTGTAAAAAGCTGAATAGCACGACTTCAGACTCATTTGAGGCTGAGGGTAAAGAATCCCACCCCTGTCACTGTATAGCATTCTGCACAAGAACAACATAATAATGTAAGTGAATTTCAGTGAGAATGCCACCAGCACAAAGGTGAGGAGAGCTGGGATACAGCTGGAATTGAGAGGTAACCAAACACACAGCACGAGCGAAGCTGTGGTGGCTTCAATGTCCCGCATCGCTTCTCCCTGATCAGACACTGTAGGGTTAAGCACTGTGAAGGCCGAGGTTCAGAAATCTGTGAGTGTGCAAGCGTGCGGCACGAACGAGAGGACAACGGTAAGGATTACAAAGTGTGAAAAGGTTTGGGATGTCTCTGCAGAGAGGTCTGAAAGCACAGTGTGGATCTTCAGTATTTCTAACCAGGGCAACGTTACAGCAACACAGTTTGGAGGGAGACATTTAATTCAAATCAATCATGTACACAAAAATGGATAATAAAAACCAGAAACCAGCCAGCTATCTGAAGGCTCCTCTCCTGGTCTGGGCGTGGGTATAAGGGTATGGGAGAGGGATCGGGGTGACACACATCAGGGGCATTACACAGGATTACTAAAACAAGGACAGACAGAACCCTTCTATACCAGGCCAGACCCAGGATATCCAGGTGTGTGGGCTTCCCTTAGAcacagctccccctgcaggacaTCCCCACGCCCCCGAGAAAAATagcaacaaacagaaacagagaacaatgacaacatatttacaacattgccagggtttttttttttcttcttttacaaaaagaaaatctgaaacgtatattttcaaaacaggtattattgcttttgttttcaaatgaaaaaagtaaatattgtttgattttctttttaatcatgtTCTTGCTGGTTTCtaattacacatatatatatatatatatatatatatatatatatatatatatatatatatatatatatatatatatatacacacacacacacacacacacacacacatacacacacacattgtttgtttaaataaaggttTCACAGATCAGTCGTATCCGCAGCTCCCAGTGctgattaaatattttttagcaGCCACCACAGACACGCAcgcgcatgcacgcacgcacacgcacacacacacacgcacgcacacacacacacacgcacacgcacgcacacacacgcacgcacacacacacacacacgcacacgcacacgcacacacacacgcgtgccACACACGCACACGTGTGCATGCTATCGTGCAACGTGTGTGTGACGCGTacacgtgcgtgcgtgcgtggcacacgcacacgcacgcacgcacgcacacacacgcaacaCGTGCGTGTGTGCACACGCACGTGCAGTGTGCACACACACGTGTGCACGTGTGCACACGCACGCACGTGTcagcacgcacacgcacgcaccgCAGTGTGCCGCACACACACGTGTGCACGTGCGTGCGTGTGCAACCGTGCGTGTACGTGGGCTGTGACGTGTCGTAAACAAGAAGAACGAAATTTGTGTGGGATAAAACACAATGTTCAAGTTAAAGTTTCAACACTGTTTTGTTCAGTTGCaagtttaaaataagtaaaaaagaaggcaaattaaaacattaaaagctaTAGCAACCTCTCATACCTGGGCTgacaaaaaacaagaagaaatgaaAAACGAATGAGTCGCTTTCTCGGTTAAACGAACACATCCATTTCCGTTCAACACTTCCGGGGTCAAAGGTTAGAGTTCCATT
The Polyodon spathula isolate WHYD16114869_AA chromosome 22, ASM1765450v1, whole genome shotgun sequence genome window above contains:
- the LOC121296864 gene encoding beta-crystallin B3-like, whose protein sequence is MTEPQSTPEQMAAGKSQGGAGRTNKLIVFELENFQGQKVEYSAECKDVTEKGFEKVGSVIVECGPWVGFERKGFAGEQFVLEKGEYPRWDTWSNSHASYSLMSVRPLRVDSAEHKIHLFENAGFNGRKMEIVDDDVPSLWAHGFQDRVASVKSLNGTWVGYMYPGYRGRQFVFEKGEFKHWNDWDANLPQIQSIRRVRDMQWHKRGCFQVPADPPAPTPIPVIPTPPTAGSS